A region from the Papaver somniferum cultivar HN1 unplaced genomic scaffold, ASM357369v1 unplaced-scaffold_22, whole genome shotgun sequence genome encodes:
- the LOC113340596 gene encoding trichohyalin-like, with translation MEEHQRTEILIGSQREQGQNNDIDYDRVSVHTAITNSTDEGQRIGNEEPITTSEGNVTIAELRQRLLIERKREEEERANLIRQNNDLREENLRLQEQRSRSNTRSRSRSSTSSSRQSQSNRRNDRRRQHMEVIEENSQENENLEDPRERRRIIDLATNRYEHPRELLGRAHINFEREEEDPGQGHMILHGREILRDEYERERETARARDRQRRREELEERELQSELRQLDYDNRVRKRERRHIDDAEQGRVIPQEREISRHRYDRTCNEERHDRVQIEANTERRRRRREEVEQQEIKEAIRQNNHENRLRQARLKRPMQEDLDQSLNKEIIKEMTELREMMIWENYDAMMCKYFAASLAGEALKWFEGLPVESIGSFSSFTKCLFGAGTQGRNNAEMEQKLVAMGSTDQAEFETSNFKIMEVHIQFNQEALQDIKHIITRKLKRIVWEQINFSKLNNTVDKVWEAALLMDDIP, from the exons ATGGAAGAACATCAAAGAACAGAAATTCTAATTGGATCTCAGCGAGAACAAGGACAGAATaatgatatagattatgatagagtgagtgttcaTACTGCAATCACGAATTCTACAGACGAAGGACAACGAATTGGGAACGAAGAACCAATTACAACGAGTGAAGGAAATGTGACAATTGCAGAACTTAGGCAAAGGTTACTAATTGaacgaaagagagaagaagaagaacgtgcgaatctaaTCCGTCAAAATAAtgatttacgagaagagaatcttagactACAAGAACAAAGGTCAAGGAGTAATACACGTTCAAGGTCAAGATCAAGTACAAGTTCCTCCAGACAAAGTCAATCTAATCGAAGAAATGATAGGCGAAGACAACACATGGAAGTCATTGAAGAAAACTcgcaagaaaatgaaaatttggaAGATCCAAGGGAAAGGAGACGTATAATTGACTTAGCAACTAATCGGTATGAACATCCACGGGAACTTCTTGGTCGCGCACATATTAATTTTGAAAGGGAAGAAGAGGATCCAGGGCAAGGACATATGATATTACATGGTAGAGAAatattaagagacgaatatgaGCGCGAACGAGAGACTGCACGTGCGAGAGATAGACagagaagaagggaagaattagaagaaagagaATTACAAAGCGAATTGCGTCAACTTGATTATGATAATCGAGTTAGGAAGCGCGAACGTCGTCACATAGATGATGCAGAACAAGGCCGAGTTATtccacaagaaagagaaatatcaagACACCGATATGATCGCACATGCAACGAAGAAAGACATGATAGAGTACAAATTGAAGCAAATACTGAAAGACGtaggcgaagaagagaagaagttgAACAACAGGAAATAAAAGAAGCAATACGCCaaaataatcatgagaatagattgagacaagcaagattaaaaagaccCATGCAAGAAGATTTGGATCAATCATTGAACAAAGAAATTATTAAGGAGATgacagaattaagagaaatgatgatt TGggaaaattatgatgcaatgATGTGCAAATATTTTGCTGCAAGCCTAGCAGGTgaagctttgaaatggtttgaaggACTACCTGTAGAATCCATTGGTTCATTTTCATCATTTACAAAATGTCTTTTTGGGGCA GGAACTCAAGGAAGGAATAATGCAGAGATGGAACAAAAGTTAGTGGCTATGGGCAGTACAGATCAAGCAGAGTTTGAGACAAGCAACTTCAAAATTATGGAGGTACATATACAGTTCAACCAGGAAGCTCTGCAGGACATCAAACACATTATAACAAGAAAGCTGAAAAGAATAGTGTGGGAACAGATAAATTTTTCAAAGTTGAACAATACAGTAGATAAAGTATGGGAAGCCGCTCTCCTAATGGATGATATTCCATAA
- the LOC113340597 gene encoding uncharacterized protein LOC113340597, whose translation MGPEEDEVMINIDGSFKETTAGFRAVLRDHKGKVTDCATGGSEPISVATHELQGVELGLNLAIANHLPKVHLCVDSMTVFLLFNSPEPKPPWSLIHLWRRVSALLGKFQRVRVSYFYRETNRAADWLASQNPGWNVVRLTPGQFSSEFSLIHLEDSSGKLYWREFCFFFSFFVRLFASVLFFVLVFGLS comes from the coding sequence ATGGGTCCAGAGGAGGATGAAGTCATGATTAATATAGATGGTTCCTTCAAAGAAACTACTGCTGGGTTTAGAGCTGTGTTGAGAGACCATAAAGGGAAAGTAACTGACTGTGCTACTGGTGGTAGTGAACCAATTTCTGTTGCTACTCATGAGCTGCAGGGGGTTGAGCTGGGTCTAAATTTGGCTATTGCAAACCATCTTCCTAAAGTGCATCTCTGTGTTGACTCAATgactgtttttcttctttttaattctCCTGAACCAAAGCCACCTTGGAGCTTGATACACTTGTGGAGAAGAGTTAGTGCCTTGCTAGGAAAATTTCAAAGAGTCAGAGTTAGTTACTTTTATAGAGAAACCAATCGCGCTGCCGATTGGTTGGCCAGCCAAAACCCTGGATGGAATGTGGTTCGTTTAACTCCTGGGCAGTTTAGCTCTGAGTTTAGTCTTATTCATTTAGAGGACAGTAGTGGTAAACTCTACTGGAGagagttttgttttttcttttctttttttgtaaggCTTTTTGCATCtgtcttgttttttgttttggtttttgggCTTTCTTAG